The proteins below are encoded in one region of Silene latifolia isolate original U9 population chromosome 2, ASM4854445v1, whole genome shotgun sequence:
- the LOC141641290 gene encoding protein FAR1-RELATED SEQUENCE 5-like — MEVEEEYLVFPMMEKRKGELRKEEKGEIPSKVDGKDDAGWPARKEKGESEDLGEGAFYRENDCGYSPKVLPSNGEEEKRIKPYDPKKTKITRIGCKAKILFRFVLKEIDKVKVPLFVVDQFHAAHNHLLCPLKYKEFQNKSRHLNLHQKQTIIDNCKVNIGPTTTFRSYKEYVDGYQNVGACLTDFKNFGREVKCFIGQRDAQMFINQLEVLSETRPGFYYAYEVDANKCLVRVIWADVEARRNYSLYGEVMTFDPTYSTNRYDMKFCPFTGVDHHKKSVTFAASLLGRENDQNFIWVFQKFLECMGGKEPNCLFTDQCPTMKIAVPAVFKTAAHRYCMWHIM; from the exons ATGGAGGTAGAGGAGGAGTATCTGGTTTTTCCCATGATGGAAAAGAGAAAAGGAGaattaaggaaagaagagaagggAGAAATACCTAGTAAAGTGGACGGCAAGGATGATGCAGGGTGGCCGGCGAGGAAAGAGAAAGGGGAGAGTGAGGATTTAGGAGAGGGAGCGTTTTATAGGGAAAATGATTGT GGATACTCACCGAAAGTGTTACCATCTAATGGTGAAGAGGAGAAAAGGATCAAACCATATGATCCTAAGAAGACTAAGATTACTAGGATTGGTTGTAAGGCCAAGATTTTATTCAGATTTGTCCTCAAagaaattgacaaagttaaagtCCCACTTTTTGTTGTTGATCAGTTTCATGCTGCCCATAATCACCTTCTTTGTCCACTAAAGTATAAAGAATTTCAGAACAAATCCAGACACCTTAATTTACATCAGAAACAAACAATCATTGACAATTGCAAGGTGAATATCGGCCCAACGACTACTTTCAGGTCTTataaggagtatgttgatggttATCAAAATGTGGGAGCTTGTTTGACCGACTTTAAAAATTTTGGTAGGGAAGTCAAGTGTTTTATCGGGCAGCGGGATGCTCAAATGTTCATAAATCAGCTTGAAGTGCTTTCTGAAACTAGGCCAGGGTTTTATTATGCATATGAGGTTGATGCGAATAAGTGTTTGGTTCGTGTTATTTGGGCTGACGTAGAGGCACGTCGAAACTACTCACTATATGGTGAGGTGATGACATTTGACCCAACCTATTCAACCAATAGGTATGACATGAAATTCTGTCCTTTTACTGGTGTTGATCACCACAAGAAGTCGGTCACCTTTGCTGCTTCACTTTTGGGTAGGGAGAACGACCAGAATTTCATTTGGGTTTTTCAGAAATTCTTAGAATGTATGGGTGGAAAGGAACCCAATTGTTTATTTACTGACCAATGCCCGACAATGAAAATTGCAGTGCCTGCTGTTTTTAAGACTGCTGCCCACCGttattgcatgtggcacatcatgtag
- the LOC141641291 gene encoding protein FAR1-RELATED SEQUENCE 5-like, which produces MNSIVPGFDLEPFDFEEKWSALIKEFHLEDNGWLTYMFNKRQRWIPAYYRDIPLGCLLENNPTLKSMNSFFKLFENPRDTLVEFWLRFQCYGSKRYTQKSLDRDSDLSLPVTKTMLHLEIHASTVYTHALFYEFQKQCVSSLNSCSAGDSSRDSTTRFLDVEDAILRKRVRKIPEQYLLSRWTKNTKKMPLYDVHEQLIGDDFDSSDVSKLQISNVWSEFYSTLSLIKSLPENHVTELTDLLKAFTRKFKPYQTMTKQQELKMLLGVKCSDEIQILPPVKSKNKGSGKRLTSKKQMSIEKAQKPKRFCNNCKQMAHHDKRNCPNPAAETSEHSGDDNESDTSSVADVD; this is translated from the exons ATGAATTCTATTGTGCCGGGATTCGACCTAGAGCCTTTTGATTTTGAAGAGAAGTGGTCTGCATTGATCAAGGAGTTTCATCTGGAAGATAATGGATGGTTGACATATATGTTTAACAAGAGGCAACGTTGGATTCCGGCTTATTATCGTGACATTCCTCTTGGTTGTCTTCTCGAGAACAACCCAACGTTAAAGAGCATGAACAGCTTCTTCAAGCTGTTCGAGAATCCTCGCGACACACTTGTGGAATTTTGGTTGCGCTTCCAGTGCTATGGATCAAAAAGATACACCCAAAAGTCCCTTGATAGAGACAGTGATCTCTCTCTACCTGTAACCAAAACCATGCTTCATCTTGAGATTCATGCATCCACTGTGTACACACACGCACTCTTTTATGAATTCCAAAAGCAGTGTGTCTCTTCTTTGAATTCATGTAGCGCTGGAGATTCTTCAAGGGATTCCACTACAAGGTTTCTTGATGTGGAAGATGCAATATTGC GTAAAAGGGTTAGGAAGATACCTGAACAGTACCTTTTGAGTAGGTGGACAAAGAACACCAAGAAGATGCCTCTTTATGATGTGCATGAGCAGTTGATCGGTGATGATTTTGATTCCTCAGATGTGAGTAAGCTGCAGATTTCAAATGTTTGGTCAGAGTTCTACTCAACGCTGTCTCTGATAAAATCTCTGCCTGAAAATCATGTAACTGAACTGACTGATTTACTCAAGGCATTTACACGAAAATTCAAGCCCTACCAAACAATGACCAAACAACAAGAGTTAAAGATGCTTCTTGGGGTTAAGTGTTCAGATGAGATCCAGATATTACCACCAgttaaatccaaaaacaagggtAGTGGCAAGAGGTTGACCTCTAAGAAACAAATGTCCATTGAAAAGGCACAAAAGCCGAAAAGGTTTTGCAATAattgtaaacaaatggcacatcATGATAAGCGCAACTGCCCTAACCCAGCTGCTGAAACATCTGAGCACTCGGGTGATGATAATGAATCTGAT ACTTCTTCAGTTGCGGATGTTGATTGA